From the Phycisphaerae bacterium genome, one window contains:
- a CDS encoding glycosyltransferase family 2 protein, whose amino-acid sequence MDASRVTSLSVFFPCFNEQENVEKTVKSASDVLSPLKIDYEIIIVNDGSRDKTGQIADRLAAENKNVKVVHHQTNLGYGAALQSGFKAAAKEYVFYTDGDGQFDIKELPSLFKYTADYDIVSGYRIRRQDNLIRKINAFCWTTLVCILFKMKIKDIDGAFKLYKRSIFDDIKMKSTGALINTEIFARAKNKGYKITQIGVHHYPRTAGTQTGAKLSVILRAFRELFVLYKQIKEDK is encoded by the coding sequence ATGGATGCAAGTCGCGTTACGTCGTTATCTGTTTTTTTCCCGTGTTTCAACGAACAGGAGAATGTTGAAAAGACTGTAAAGTCCGCATCGGATGTCCTGTCGCCTTTAAAAATAGATTATGAGATTATTATTGTAAATGACGGCAGCAGGGATAAAACCGGTCAAATCGCCGACAGGCTGGCGGCGGAAAATAAAAACGTAAAAGTTGTTCATCATCAGACAAATCTCGGTTACGGCGCAGCGCTTCAGAGCGGTTTTAAGGCCGCGGCCAAAGAATATGTCTTTTATACGGACGGCGACGGGCAATTCGATATCAAAGAACTGCCTTCGTTATTCAAATATACCGCTGATTACGATATCGTAAGCGGTTACCGTATCAGGAGGCAGGACAACCTGATAAGGAAAATAAACGCTTTTTGCTGGACGACGCTTGTCTGTATATTATTTAAAATGAAAATAAAAGACATAGACGGCGCTTTCAAGCTTTACAAACGCAGTATATTCGACGATATAAAAATGAAAAGCACCGGCGCACTGATAAATACGGAAATTTTCGCCCGGGCGAAAAACAAAGGATATAAAATAACCCAGATCGGCGTGCACCATTATCCGAGAACTGCCGGAACGCAAACCGGTGCGAAACTAAGTGTTATACTAAGAGCATTCAGGGAACTTTTCGTTCTCTACAAGCAGATTAAAGAAGATAAATAA
- the alr gene encoding alanine racemase: MQFQTSSQFVRYDQKVHIYSQALLNNLKAVRGACRPETKLCAVIKANGYGHGIRDIVNILKKGNVDFFAVANVYEAAFIADTVEQIKILILEPVHTAYSSEAIQLCARKGFHCAVVDTETLRFVQDCLKTTSDVLNVHIKVETGMGRCGIDAEKADELIKQIRSFPNVKLAGVYTHFSTAAEKNLSYAEQQLEKFRKFLSGQSLLACKDVIIHAANSAAMLNMPEAHFDMVRCGIAIFGWVEHPDLLKIKLTPAMKFEIPIVQLNHYKKDQTVGYGRTFTAWRDTIGAIVPIGYADNYWRLYSNNAVMKVGDNFAQVIGRVSMDKTIIDVTDIPNVAVGQYVTVIDNDPKSMCSVYRLAEMADTICHEVLTSLPARALRIIH, encoded by the coding sequence ATGCAATTTCAAACAAGCAGCCAGTTCGTCAGATACGACCAGAAAGTCCATATCTATTCACAGGCGTTATTGAATAACCTTAAAGCCGTCAGGGGCGCGTGCAGGCCCGAAACGAAATTATGCGCCGTCATCAAGGCCAACGGATACGGACACGGCATCAGGGATATTGTGAATATCCTTAAAAAGGGGAATGTCGATTTCTTTGCGGTCGCCAATGTTTACGAAGCGGCTTTTATCGCCGATACTGTCGAACAGATAAAAATTCTCATACTTGAGCCTGTTCATACCGCCTACAGCAGCGAGGCCATTCAGCTATGCGCCAGGAAGGGATTCCACTGTGCCGTTGTCGATACTGAAACGCTGCGATTCGTTCAGGATTGCCTGAAAACCACGTCGGATGTATTGAACGTTCATATAAAAGTCGAAACCGGCATGGGACGCTGCGGAATAGATGCCGAAAAAGCGGATGAATTGATTAAGCAAATCAGGTCTTTTCCGAATGTTAAACTTGCAGGCGTATATACTCATTTTTCCACGGCCGCAGAGAAAAATCTTTCTTATGCCGAGCAGCAGCTTGAAAAATTCAGGAAATTTCTGTCCGGCCAATCCCTGCTTGCCTGTAAAGATGTTATTATTCACGCCGCCAACAGTGCCGCCATGCTAAATATGCCCGAGGCGCATTTCGATATGGTCCGCTGCGGAATAGCGATTTTCGGCTGGGTGGAACATCCGGATCTGCTCAAAATAAAACTTACCCCCGCGATGAAATTTGAGATACCGATAGTCCAGCTTAACCATTACAAAAAAGACCAGACCGTCGGCTACGGCAGAACGTTCACCGCCTGGCGGGATACAATCGGGGCGATTGTGCCGATAGGCTACGCCGATAATTACTGGCGGCTGTATTCGAACAATGCCGTTATGAAGGTCGGCGATAATTTTGCTCAGGTCATCGGCAGGGTAAGTATGGATAAAACCATAATTGATGTTACCGATATTCCCAATGTCGCGGTCGGTCAATATGTAACCGTCATCGACAACGACCCCAAGAGTATGTGCAGCGTATATAGATTAGCTGAAATGGCAGATACGATATGTCACGAAGTTTTGACTTCGCTCCCCGCAAGGGCGTTAAGAATTATTCACTAA
- a CDS encoding NUDIX hydrolase, translated as MAEKGKYIYDWPRPMVTVDAIVFDVSGSKPKVLLIKRGNEPFKGQWAFPGGFVEMDEELEIAVARELAEETGLTGVKLEQFYTFGRCGRDPRGRNITVAFIGTTKKTEIKGGDDAAEAKWFEIDALPENMAFDHKDVAALAIKKLKDLVNNS; from the coding sequence ATGGCTGAAAAGGGAAAATATATTTACGACTGGCCCAGACCGATGGTTACGGTCGATGCCATAGTCTTCGACGTAAGCGGCAGCAAACCCAAAGTACTGCTGATAAAACGGGGCAATGAGCCGTTTAAGGGTCAGTGGGCATTTCCGGGCGGCTTTGTGGAGATGGACGAGGAGCTTGAAATCGCTGTCGCAAGAGAGCTTGCCGAGGAAACAGGGCTAACGGGAGTCAAACTTGAGCAGTTTTACACTTTCGGCAGATGCGGCAGAGACCCGCGAGGCAGAAATATTACTGTCGCGTTTATCGGCACAACTAAAAAGACGGAAATCAAAGGCGGAGATGACGCTGCCGAAGCGAAATGGTTCGAGATTGACGCCCTGCCGGAAAATATGGCATTCGACCATAAGGATGTTGCTGCTTTAGCGATAAAAAAGCTTAAAGACTTAGTGAATAATTCTTAA
- a CDS encoding lipopolysaccharide kinase InaA family protein — protein sequence MIPIIVKLKLAAGWKGVALEQWSDFAFDPEKLTQKPDTIFKSENGNVTALKQIEIKGKKIFFVVKKNVRRTGIRALGDLLRAPKSLRNFYLAVILKQKNIEVAEPVAALWHRKYGSIYITEYIQNSLNLYDIAFGKDKEIIKNFSARKTVIRQVAQVLAKLNKSNFWHRDPKAGNFIIYKDGGIYRVKLIDLDGIKQDSAGRRENHIKTISKLAESLIRFKAVNFADLYRGFLIYCNTMGIDDTETRELFRKVAKITVAARLLTIISDSYKLKILIYLCVLCELCGKIK from the coding sequence ATGATACCGATAATCGTAAAATTGAAACTGGCCGCCGGCTGGAAGGGCGTTGCCCTTGAGCAATGGTCCGACTTTGCCTTCGACCCGGAGAAATTAACTCAAAAGCCAGACACGATATTCAAATCGGAAAACGGCAATGTTACCGCCTTAAAGCAAATCGAAATCAAAGGCAAAAAGATTTTCTTCGTCGTCAAAAAAAACGTCAGGCGCACCGGCATAAGGGCTCTCGGCGATTTACTCAGGGCGCCGAAATCGTTAAGAAATTTCTATCTTGCCGTGATACTGAAACAAAAGAACATCGAGGTCGCCGAACCGGTGGCCGCTTTATGGCATCGAAAATATGGAAGCATTTATATAACCGAATATATTCAAAACAGTTTGAATCTTTATGATATTGCGTTTGGCAAAGATAAGGAAATTATTAAAAACTTCTCCGCGAGAAAAACTGTTATAAGGCAGGTCGCCCAGGTACTTGCGAAACTGAATAAATCTAATTTCTGGCACAGGGACCCGAAAGCCGGTAATTTTATCATATATAAAGACGGCGGTATTTACAGGGTTAAGCTTATCGACCTTGACGGCATAAAACAGGACTCCGCCGGCCGCCGAGAAAATCATATAAAAACCATTTCTAAACTTGCCGAGAGCCTGATTCGTTTCAAAGCGGTCAATTTTGCTGACTTGTACAGGGGCTTTTTGATTTACTGTAATACGATGGGTATAGATGATACAGAGACAAGAGAACTTTTCCGTAAAGTGGCAAAAATAACTGTCGCCGCAAGGCTTTTAACGATAATTTCAGATTCATATAAACTTAAGATTCTTATATATCTCTGTGTCCTCTGTGAACTCTGTGGCAAAATTAAATGA
- the waaF gene encoding lipopolysaccharide heptosyltransferase II, which translates to MTEQIKKILIIKPSALGDIVMAMPAACCLAENFPDAQIHWFVRPEYSSILENHPCVHKTVIFDRKKLGKWWYKPAAFAELVRLIRQLRKEKYDIVFDFQGRFRSAIFAWFSGCKKRIGMTPTQEITGLFYTSRIAQPQSSPHVVDYFLDMVFSVGVKKSKVHFDLKPQPQAIAEIQKIMAEHRVNKDNYVIFVPGATVETKKWPIENFAALADNVHKKYQCGIAAVGVEAERQTAEKLQELTDVSVVNLAGKTNISRLIALLAGAKIVVSNDTGPAHIAAALGVPMVLIFGFTNPARVGPYGRPQTVAAIDPDKRGSDVESTNPAHDIKNVTVETVFELICGQLG; encoded by the coding sequence ATGACTGAACAGATTAAAAAAATACTCATAATAAAACCAAGCGCGCTGGGCGATATTGTTATGGCGATGCCCGCGGCCTGCTGCCTGGCCGAAAATTTCCCTGATGCGCAGATACATTGGTTTGTCAGGCCGGAATATTCGTCAATCCTTGAAAATCATCCGTGTGTCCATAAAACTGTAATTTTCGACCGCAAAAAATTAGGCAAATGGTGGTACAAACCGGCCGCTTTTGCCGAACTTGTCAGGCTGATAAGGCAGTTAAGAAAAGAAAAATACGATATTGTTTTCGATTTTCAGGGCAGGTTCAGAAGCGCGATTTTCGCGTGGTTCAGCGGCTGTAAAAAAAGAATCGGTATGACCCCGACGCAGGAAATCACCGGTCTGTTTTATACCAGCCGAATAGCACAGCCACAAAGTTCGCCTCACGTTGTCGATTATTTTCTCGATATGGTCTTCAGTGTGGGCGTGAAAAAAAGCAAAGTTCATTTTGACTTAAAACCCCAGCCGCAGGCAATAGCTGAAATACAAAAAATCATGGCCGAGCATCGGGTCAATAAAGATAATTATGTTATATTTGTGCCCGGAGCTACGGTTGAAACGAAAAAATGGCCGATAGAGAACTTCGCCGCTCTTGCCGATAATGTTCATAAAAAATATCAGTGTGGCATTGCCGCCGTTGGCGTTGAGGCCGAACGCCAAACCGCCGAAAAACTTCAGGAACTGACAGATGTTTCTGTGGTCAATCTTGCCGGCAAAACGAATATAAGCCGGCTTATTGCTCTTCTGGCCGGTGCCAAAATAGTTGTCAGCAATGATACCGGCCCTGCGCATATAGCCGCGGCATTGGGCGTGCCTATGGTTTTGATTTTCGGCTTTACCAATCCAGCCAGAGTCGGCCCTTACGGCCGGCCGCAAACCGTCGCCGCGATTGACCCCGACAAAAGAGGCAGTGATGTCGAAAGTACCAATCCGGCTCACGATATAAAAAATGTAACGGTCGAAACTGTTTTCGAACTAATCTGCGGACAATTGGGGTAA
- a CDS encoding DUF2062 domain-containing protein: protein MAKKRKHPMLRYLEYKILHIDDSPAKIALGLALGLFVAWTPLLGLHILIVIALAILFRANKFVAITSVWVSNVFTFAIIYYPAYLVGRAVCGIFPNYRQSGGQQVSTSFNQLFAPMNMISGFYTKAYWLQFWVLLKKIGPELWIGCFLVGGMTAVISYIICYKLIMSHRAKSPHRRYRHY, encoded by the coding sequence GTGGCAAAAAAAAGAAAACATCCGATGCTGCGTTATCTTGAGTATAAGATTTTGCACATAGACGATTCGCCCGCCAAAATCGCTCTCGGTCTTGCCCTTGGTTTGTTTGTCGCATGGACGCCTCTGCTCGGATTGCATATTCTGATAGTTATCGCTTTGGCAATCCTTTTCCGCGCCAATAAATTCGTGGCCATCACGAGTGTCTGGGTTTCCAATGTCTTTACTTTTGCGATTATCTATTATCCCGCCTATCTCGTCGGCAGGGCCGTATGCGGCATTTTCCCTAATTACAGGCAGTCGGGCGGTCAGCAGGTTTCGACATCTTTTAATCAGCTCTTTGCTCCGATGAATATGATTTCTGGTTTTTACACAAAAGCGTACTGGTTGCAATTTTGGGTTCTTCTTAAAAAAATTGGACCGGAATTATGGATTGGCTGTTTCCTTGTCGGTGGTATGACCGCTGTTATCTCTTATATAATCTGCTATAAACTTATCATGAGTCATCGCGCAAAAAGCCCCCATCGAAGATACAGACATTATTAA
- a CDS encoding DUF2007 domain-containing protein — protein MDDKIIKIARYDDYLQAEIAKIALESEEIKCFLGGDNFVATYGLYSPAVGGVELCIKESDKEKAMEILANIHKPEISNEDKEYDIICPICKSTNVSYEHYSRWAFLLSFLVLFRVPLSFPVKKYTCKNCGHKWKQEKKF, from the coding sequence ATGGACGACAAGATAATAAAAATTGCGAGGTATGACGATTATCTGCAGGCGGAAATCGCAAAGATAGCTCTCGAATCGGAAGAGATTAAATGCTTTCTCGGCGGCGATAATTTTGTCGCCACTTACGGCTTATATTCACCCGCGGTAGGCGGAGTGGAGCTGTGCATAAAAGAATCCGATAAAGAAAAGGCAATGGAAATTCTTGCGAATATACACAAGCCGGAAATATCAAACGAAGACAAGGAATACGATATAATCTGCCCGATATGCAAAAGTACCAATGTCAGTTATGAACATTATTCCCGCTGGGCGTTTTTACTGTCGTTCCTGGTGCTTTTCCGGGTGCCGTTAAGTTTTCCTGTTAAAAAATATACCTGCAAAAACTGCGGGCATAAATGGAAACAGGAAAAAAAGTTTTGA
- the ileS gene encoding isoleucine--tRNA ligase: MTEDKKNYSKTLNLPKTNFAMKANLTQREPAQRKAWDKMEIYKKILDSKADSPQYTLHDGPPYANGDIHMGHVINKVLKDIVIKYKTMSGFKAPYVPGWDCHGLPIEAKVFTELGEKAKTMSKLEIRKLCKQYASKYVKLQSKQFKDLGIFGDFENPYLTLKPQYEAGICEVFAELVGKGLVYKQLKPIHWSVGCQTALADAELEYEDITSPSIFVNFPATKDSIDKLKSLGLAGGDGGDVCFMIWTTTPWTLAANLAIAANPDLDYKAVSYFQNGRKFTSIIAQARLEAVVAVGKLENYTASEKTVKGSDLVGLRYQHPFVEKNPTDKDAYLVISANFVTTEDGTGLVHTAPGHGVEDYVAGQQNKLAVYSPVMDDGCYDDTVPAWLCGKNVLKVDKEVNECLKTKGLLFSEGQITHSYPHCWRSRMPVIFRATDQWFISVDRPMPDGKNLRQLALERIPKVKWIPSWGEKRITGMLESRPDWCISRQRCWGMPIPVFYNSEGKTLLTKESVLAVSAHIRQKGSDSWFIDSPKEILGEDFKLPAGFGFEDLQKEENIFDVWFESGCSWFSVAKQAGWPVPVDLYLEGSDQHRGWFQLSLLPALGVTGMEPFKTVLTHGFTVDAEGRKQSKSLGNYVNAQEEITKYGSDILRLWVSSVNYQEDMRCSDTLIARLQDAYRKIRNTIRYLLGNISDFDPATNSVSYDKMFEIDRWAVQQLQKLIGEVTSAYENFLFHKVYTLVYNFCSIEMSSIYMDLLKDRLYCDGKDSPSRRSAQTAMYSILDALARLLAPVLAHTAEEIYESIGVKSEKAESVHLLSMPKVDKSIDWQKEEHKWEKLMSLRDEVLKELEGLRQKQAIASNQESSVIISTDDGELIGIVEQFGVKNFAALCIVSEIKLNKEKSEKPISAEKSPHQKCARCWNYWPSVGKDAEQPELCSRCGEVVKQI, encoded by the coding sequence ATGACTGAAGACAAGAAAAACTACAGTAAGACGTTAAATCTGCCTAAGACGAACTTTGCGATGAAGGCCAATCTGACCCAGCGCGAGCCGGCCCAGCGAAAAGCATGGGACAAGATGGAAATCTACAAAAAGATTCTCGATTCAAAGGCCGATTCGCCTCAATATACTCTCCACGATGGACCCCCTTACGCCAACGGCGATATTCACATGGGCCACGTTATAAACAAGGTCTTAAAAGACATCGTTATCAAATACAAAACGATGTCCGGCTTCAAGGCTCCTTACGTGCCCGGCTGGGACTGTCACGGCCTGCCTATCGAGGCGAAGGTTTTTACCGAGCTTGGCGAAAAAGCCAAAACGATGAGCAAGCTCGAAATCAGAAAGCTCTGCAAGCAATACGCGAGCAAATATGTAAAACTGCAATCGAAGCAGTTTAAGGACCTCGGCATATTCGGCGATTTTGAAAATCCGTATCTGACTCTCAAGCCGCAATACGAAGCGGGCATCTGCGAAGTCTTTGCCGAGCTTGTGGGCAAAGGCCTCGTCTATAAACAGCTCAAGCCGATTCATTGGAGTGTCGGCTGTCAGACGGCGCTTGCCGATGCAGAGCTGGAGTATGAGGATATTACCTCGCCGAGCATCTTTGTTAATTTCCCTGCGACGAAAGATTCTATAGATAAATTGAAATCTCTCGGCCTTGCCGGAGGAGATGGCGGCGATGTTTGTTTTATGATATGGACGACTACGCCGTGGACATTGGCCGCTAATCTTGCGATTGCTGCCAATCCTGACCTTGACTATAAGGCGGTTAGTTATTTTCAGAATGGCAGGAAATTTACGTCGATTATTGCGCAGGCTCGGCTTGAGGCGGTTGTCGCGGTCGGTAAACTTGAAAATTACACTGCCAGCGAGAAGACGGTAAAGGGCAGTGATTTGGTTGGTTTGAGGTATCAGCATCCTTTTGTCGAGAAGAACCCGACAGATAAGGACGCTTATCTTGTAATCAGCGCCAATTTCGTAACGACAGAGGACGGTACAGGTCTTGTTCATACCGCTCCCGGCCATGGTGTTGAAGATTATGTCGCCGGCCAACAGAATAAACTGGCGGTTTATTCGCCGGTTATGGATGACGGCTGTTATGATGATACGGTTCCGGCCTGGCTCTGTGGAAAGAATGTCTTAAAGGTTGACAAGGAAGTAAATGAGTGCCTGAAAACCAAAGGCCTGCTTTTCTCCGAGGGCCAAATCACCCATTCATATCCGCACTGCTGGCGCAGCAGAATGCCAGTCATTTTTCGGGCTACGGATCAATGGTTTATTTCGGTGGATAGGCCGATGCCGGATGGGAAAAATCTGAGGCAGCTGGCACTGGAGAGAATTCCAAAAGTAAAATGGATACCGAGCTGGGGCGAAAAACGGATTACCGGAATGCTCGAATCCAGGCCTGATTGGTGTATTTCACGGCAAAGATGCTGGGGAATGCCGATACCGGTATTTTATAATTCAGAGGGAAAAACTCTTTTAACAAAAGAATCCGTACTGGCAGTTTCTGCACATATCCGACAAAAAGGCTCCGATAGCTGGTTCATAGATTCGCCAAAGGAAATACTCGGCGAAGACTTTAAACTGCCGGCAGGCTTTGGCTTCGAGGACCTGCAAAAAGAAGAAAATATCTTCGACGTCTGGTTCGAATCAGGCTGTTCGTGGTTCAGTGTAGCAAAACAGGCGGGCTGGCCGGTGCCGGTCGATTTATATCTGGAAGGCTCAGACCAACACAGAGGCTGGTTCCAGCTTTCACTCCTGCCTGCCCTGGGCGTGACAGGTATGGAACCTTTCAAAACGGTACTGACGCACGGATTTACTGTCGATGCGGAAGGCAGGAAACAATCCAAGTCGCTGGGCAACTACGTCAACGCTCAGGAAGAAATCACAAAATACGGCTCAGATATTCTCAGGCTCTGGGTCTCAAGTGTAAATTATCAGGAAGATATGCGATGCAGCGATACGCTTATCGCAAGACTGCAGGACGCATACCGGAAAATCAGAAATACCATACGCTATCTGCTGGGCAATATCTCCGATTTCGACCCCGCGACAAACAGCGTTTCTTACGATAAAATGTTCGAGATTGACCGATGGGCCGTGCAGCAGTTACAAAAACTTATCGGCGAAGTTACATCGGCTTATGAAAATTTCCTGTTCCATAAAGTCTATACGCTCGTTTACAATTTCTGCTCAATCGAAATGAGCAGTATTTATATGGATTTGCTTAAAGACAGACTTTACTGCGACGGGAAAGATTCACCTTCACGCCGAAGCGCTCAAACAGCGATGTATTCCATACTCGACGCCCTCGCGAGACTGCTTGCTCCGGTTCTGGCTCATACGGCTGAAGAGATATATGAGTCTATAGGCGTGAAAAGCGAAAAGGCAGAAAGCGTTCATCTTTTGAGTATGCCGAAAGTCGATAAGTCAATCGACTGGCAGAAAGAAGAACATAAATGGGAAAAACTGATGTCTCTGCGCGATGAAGTATTAAAAGAACTTGAGGGACTTCGCCAGAAACAGGCCATCGCAAGTAACCAGGAATCGTCTGTAATAATATCCACAGACGACGGCGAGTTAATCGGTATAGTCGAACAGTTCGGCGTTAAAAACTTTGCGGCCCTTTGCATCGTCAGCGAGATAAAACTTAATAAAGAAAAGAGTGAAAAGCCCATTAGTGCCGAGAAGAGCCCGCATCAAAAATGCGCAAGATGCTGGAACTATTGGCCAAGCGTTGGCAAAGACGCGGAACAGCCGGAGCTGTGCAGTCGCTGTGGCGAGGTCGTGAAGCAAATATAG
- a CDS encoding FRG domain-containing protein has product MNGQWIGKHGGTNSGSIIVNCDDRGDYYEGVAYIGDSIYSLPSLAAVFKTNNRDNDFKFRTQVIMPINRLTGGVDSWENCKKLYADDTILPKYADVKGCWDSESLTLEWTTDIGTGGFSKLPKTNADKPSEYNPINTDWIGFKEFVSTLEGRRLLFRGQNKPWRLRTAFHRTERANLARFVTEDISALYKNLSARTKHLFNLSVPDENGAFYNLLQHHGYPTPLLDWTCSPYVAAFFAYRSIDKNKASLARDDEKVRILVFDYKQWAADLNQILSLNTAALHLSTCEFIAIENERMIPQQSVSTITNIDDIESYIQLIEKEKGKSYLKVIDLPVTERTKVMRELSFMGITAGSLFPGLDGACEELKERFFNL; this is encoded by the coding sequence ATGAATGGTCAATGGATAGGGAAGCATGGAGGCACTAATAGTGGCTCAATAATTGTAAATTGTGATGACAGAGGAGATTATTATGAAGGGGTCGCATATATAGGTGATTCTATATATAGCTTGCCCAGCCTTGCTGCTGTTTTTAAAACTAATAATCGAGATAATGATTTTAAGTTTCGAACGCAAGTTATTATGCCGATTAATAGATTAACAGGGGGGGTAGATAGTTGGGAAAATTGTAAGAAATTATATGCAGATGATACAATTCTTCCAAAATATGCTGATGTCAAAGGATGTTGGGATAGTGAAAGTTTAACCTTAGAGTGGACAACAGATATAGGAACAGGCGGTTTTAGCAAATTGCCTAAAACTAATGCAGATAAACCATCAGAATACAACCCAATCAATACAGATTGGATTGGCTTTAAAGAATTCGTTTCAACATTAGAGGGAAGGAGATTGTTATTCAGAGGTCAGAATAAACCGTGGAGGTTGCGAACAGCGTTTCATAGGACAGAGAGGGCAAATTTAGCTAGATTTGTAACAGAGGATATTTCAGCGTTATACAAAAATCTAAGCGCGAGGACAAAACATCTATTCAATTTGTCTGTGCCAGATGAAAATGGAGCTTTTTACAATTTGTTACAACATCATGGATATCCTACACCTTTGTTGGATTGGACGTGCTCACCTTACGTTGCAGCTTTTTTTGCCTATCGAAGCATTGATAAGAACAAAGCAAGCTTGGCTAGGGATGATGAAAAAGTAAGAATATTAGTTTTTGATTATAAGCAATGGGCCGCAGATTTAAACCAAATTCTTAGTCTGAATACAGCGGCTCTACACTTGTCTACATGTGAGTTTATTGCGATTGAGAATGAAAGAATGATACCTCAGCAATCAGTGTCCACGATTACCAATATAGATGACATAGAATCGTATATTCAATTAATAGAGAAAGAAAAAGGGAAAAGTTATTTAAAAGTTATTGATTTGCCTGTCACAGAGAGAACAAAGGTGATGCGAGAACTTAGTTTTATGGGCATTACGGCAGGATCTCTATTTCCTGGGTTGGATGGTGCTTGTGAGGAACTTAAGGAACGCTTTTTTAACTTATAA
- a CDS encoding transposase gives MLTWTTYGTWLQGDERGYAKDGQILDKNETLEEINKSNLKKQPVKFNAKQKEIVKEAIIQEAKRINQKIFALIVYSNHIHLLVEKNQKSIEATVAIYKTAARKALYQTGLEGKIWSKGFDKRFCFNEQELKNRITYILRHNETMK, from the coding sequence ATGCTTACATGGACGACTTATGGCACCTGGCTGCAGGGAGACGAAAGAGGATATGCTAAAGATGGCCAGATTTTGGACAAAAACGAAACGCTTGAAGAAATAAATAAATCAAATCTTAAAAAACAACCTGTCAAGTTTAATGCCAAACAGAAAGAAATCGTTAAAGAAGCAATCATTCAGGAAGCGAAAAGAATCAATCAAAAAATATTCGCATTAATCGTATATTCAAACCATATACACCTGCTTGTCGAGAAAAATCAAAAATCAATAGAAGCAACAGTGGCGATATACAAAACGGCAGCAAGAAAGGCCCTGTATCAGACAGGCCTTGAAGGGAAAATATGGTCAAAAGGATTTGACAAAAGATTCTGTTTCAATGAACAGGAATTAAAAAACAGAATTACATATATTCTTCGGCATAATGAAACAATGAAATAA
- a CDS encoding HNH endonuclease signature motif containing protein produces the protein MKVDPDIYYQIFNVSPARGRKKYVGDIIGLRISGENYPLLRIGKNPTRLVPVSRFIMNPPAGMVVDHINNDRYDNRRENLRIATYRQNALNKKIVGNTGFFGVNVRVKNGRSFCRAEFKLGDGVSFNFEAADCPEHWILTAYAHDKFVLQSGDEEYAPLNFDSFKYEPFRTFLLETDLNKFKIV, from the coding sequence GTGAAAGTTGACCCTGATATTTATTATCAGATATTCAATGTCAGCCCTGCCCGCGGTCGCAAAAAATACGTTGGCGATATCATTGGTTTGCGTATCTCAGGTGAAAACTACCCCCTTCTTCGCATCGGAAAAAATCCGACAAGACTCGTCCCGGTTTCACGTTTTATTATGAATCCGCCGGCCGGAATGGTCGTTGACCACATTAATAACGACAGGTACGACAATCGAAGAGAGAACCTGCGAATTGCCACTTACAGGCAAAACGCACTAAATAAGAAAATTGTCGGCAATACAGGTTTTTTTGGCGTAAATGTTCGCGTTAAGAATGGCAGAAGCTTCTGCAGAGCGGAATTTAAACTTGGCGATGGAGTTTCATTTAATTTCGAGGCTGCTGATTGTCCCGAGCATTGGATTTTGACCGCTTACGCCCACGACAAATTTGTTTTGCAGTCCGGCGACGAGGAATACGCGCCGCTGAATTTTGATAGTTTTAAATACGAACCCTTTCGCACGTTTCTATTAGAAACAGATTTAAACAAATTCAAAATTGTTTAG